The following proteins come from a genomic window of Pectobacterium actinidiae:
- the rhtC gene encoding threonine export protein RhtC produces the protein MLMLFMTVALVHFIALMSPGPDFFFVSQTAASRSRREAMMGVLGISLGVMVWAAIALLGLHLLLQKMAWLHTAVTVGGGLYLCWMGWQMLCSARNKAQLETTQETAVVLPQRGKTFMRGLLTNLANPKAVIYFGSVFSLFVGDSVGSGARWGLFALISIETLIWFSLVAMVFALPAMRRGYQRLAKWVDGVAGVLFTGFGLHLIFSR, from the coding sequence ATGCTGATGCTATTTATGACGGTGGCGCTGGTGCATTTCATTGCGCTGATGAGCCCGGGGCCGGATTTCTTTTTCGTTTCACAAACGGCAGCCAGCCGTTCCCGCCGTGAAGCGATGATGGGCGTGCTAGGTATTTCTCTGGGCGTTATGGTTTGGGCGGCTATCGCGTTGCTGGGGCTGCACCTGCTGTTGCAAAAAATGGCCTGGCTGCATACGGCAGTGACCGTCGGCGGCGGTCTGTACCTGTGCTGGATGGGCTGGCAGATGCTGTGTTCCGCGCGAAATAAAGCACAGTTGGAAACCACGCAGGAAACGGCGGTGGTACTGCCTCAGCGCGGTAAAACTTTCATGCGTGGGTTATTGACGAATCTGGCTAATCCGAAGGCGGTGATCTATTTCGGCAGCGTGTTCTCGCTGTTTGTCGGCGACAGTGTCGGCAGTGGTGCGCGTTGGGGGTTGTTCGCGTTGATCTCGATTGAAACGCTGATTTGGTTCAGTCTGGTCGCGATGGTTTTCGCCCTACCGGCCATGCGTCGTGGCTATCAGCGTCTGGCGAAATGGGTGGATGGCGTGGCGGGTGTGTTGTTTACCGGTTTTGGCCTGCACCTGATTTTCTCTCGCTAA
- the rhtB gene encoding homoserine/homoserine lactone efflux protein, whose translation MTLDWWLTYLLTTLILSLSPGSGAINTMSTGISHGYRGAAASICGLQVGLAIHIVLVGIGLGALLNQSVLAFDVLKWLGAAYLIWLGIQQWRAAGALDLQALASAMPRRKLFKRAVLVNLTNPKSIVFLAALFPQFIIPHQPQATQYLVLGVTTVVVDIIVMIGYATLATRIAGWLKGPRQMKTLNRIFGSLFVLVGALLATARKA comes from the coding sequence ATGACATTGGATTGGTGGTTAACCTACTTACTCACAACGCTTATTCTCAGCCTGTCACCCGGCTCTGGTGCCATCAACACCATGAGCACCGGAATTAGCCACGGCTATCGCGGTGCGGCAGCCTCGATCTGTGGTTTACAGGTTGGGTTGGCGATTCATATCGTGCTGGTCGGCATTGGGTTAGGCGCGTTGCTTAACCAATCTGTACTGGCTTTCGATGTACTGAAGTGGCTGGGCGCAGCTTACCTGATTTGGCTGGGGATTCAGCAATGGCGTGCTGCGGGCGCACTGGATCTTCAGGCGCTCGCCAGCGCCATGCCGCGCCGCAAACTCTTTAAACGTGCGGTGCTGGTGAATCTGACCAACCCGAAAAGCATCGTGTTTCTGGCGGCGCTGTTCCCGCAGTTTATTATTCCCCACCAGCCGCAGGCCACGCAGTATCTGGTATTGGGCGTCACCACTGTTGTGGTCGATATCATCGTGATGATTGGTTACGCCACGCTCGCCACGCGTATCGCCGGGTGGCTGAAAGGCCCACGACAGATGAAGACGCTCAACCGGATATTTGGATCGCTTTTCGTGCTGGTCGGCGCGTTACTTGCTACCGCGAGAAAGGCCTGA